TGTCAATCTggagaaaacaaagaaactACCTGCGATAATAAATATTTGTGGttgcattcactgtcaatcttaGTGAAGTGAAACCGACAATTCGAGGCTGGAACATGTATTGCAACAGAAAGAGCGTCGTAGTGTTTTGGGCGAGCATCCATTAAGAGCGCAAGCTTCTCGGGTGGCTGTACAAATATATCAGATGTCACTGGAATGCTAAGTTACAACGGACTGGGACACTTGTAAGGATATTTGCTTACGAACTATGGCGCAGTTTCCTAGATGTTTGATCAAGCCCGTTCGGATTCTTAAGTTTGTTTAAAACAGGAAAATGAATGATCTGTGTTTGGGTACGTTCCAAATTCCCCTATGTAAGTTGTATATATGGACAGTCGGTTGTATTTAATTAAAAGTGACAAGCAGTGATTGAAAACAAATTTTTATGGTGaatactaactgtaagtaatgATCTCGTTCCCCTTGTTTTTAAAAATCTTGAAAGCAGGTAAAATTTCTTGGGTCTGCAAGTTAATTCTTGTTTGCAAGGATGTTGCTTTTAGAAGGTCGGATGCATAAAATATACAGCTAACACAGATCAATGCTGGGCGAGGGATATAAAGGTTGTTCCGCCCGACTGAAGCAGAATTGTgcgatttcgaaacaaaGCTGACGGTGAAGGAGTGGTCTCAATGGGGAGCTGCAATTTTGGAAAGAGCTAGAAGAACGCGTTAGCCACGAATATTGGATTAGTAGCGAGAAACAGAAGTCTGCTGCCTATGAGTTTATGTAAGTCGTGGTCATACAGGGTTGTTAAAGTGGGAATGTAAAGGTCGAATgtaattaactgtaagatcCGCCCCCGTTTTTACTCGGCAGACGTCTCTTAACATTACCACTGGATAGGAAATCATCCCTCCATATCTACAATGGGATTCTAGCTGCTTCGCTTTCTATTTTTGCGGATCAAGTAGTAGCGGACAGATGTAGTAGATCTTTATCCATCACTCACCTTTCCATCGATTGTCTAGGACGAAAAACTACGAGTAATGCACCTACCCTAGTTACACCTCCAGATTCGTCCGGTATCATTTCTATTTCTAGCGGTTATTTATTCCAATCTCACGTAGTATCAGACAGGGATTCGGCTTTGCCGCGAGCAGCTGGCTTCGCTCCTTATGAATTTCCTCGGCATGATGGCTGCCATTACGATTAACGAAGCATGCTCGCATATTCCGGTTTTACCTTGTACAGGAGTTGGAATGATCAAATCAGTTCGAGTTCTGATCGGTGGACGCGAAGAAGCAGAGTTGTAGCTGATACGACGCAAATCTGTAATGACTTGGGCAAAGAACAGGTTTCGATCATTTCTGTCTCTACTAAGGGCGACTACAGCAAGCAAGAGAGCTAACTTTATGATTCTTTACGTAGCTGTCGTTCCCTTAATACCATTTGCGCGCATCGGAACTCCATTCATTTACCCTTCTTATCCTTGGGTTCGTCAATCCACATGGCaccgtcttcttcttcacgAACAGTGATACGGTCGCCCTTCCCTCCGAAGACATCTTTGTCGATTTTTCCAGAGCCACCTTTTTTGGGCGCGCTTTCTTCATTGCTCTTTGGGTTTAGGAAATCAAATAGTCCCATTTCCAAGTGCGTGCTGGTGGTGCGAACGCCAAAGAGAGTTGGGGCGAAAGCCACCGAATTGGAAGCCGACGCCAGGACGACCAAAATCACGGAAGCGAAAGAAAGTGGGTTCATGCTGGATAATGAGCAGAAAATGCTAGAAAAGGAGAAGTATAGAACAGATCTTCAACACGGGGCACAACCAACGGAGGAAGGAGGGGCTGCAATTGTACGAATGAAAGAGCTGGAGAAATCTCTGGAGTGTGTCAAAGAAAGATCTTCTTGCTTGAGCAGCTGTAACACAACATGGAATGAATGTCCGGGTTTCCGATCTGAGAGGCGAGCGATTTTTATTCTTGCGCGATCGTGATTGGCACCAAGGCAAGTCTCACAGCCAGACGGCCAGAGTATCGTCTCTTCGATAGAACTTTTGCAGTTAGTTTCATTGGCGagtcgtcgttgccttcttGCGGGCTTGTAAAACATGAAGAGGCCACGAACGAGGCTTCTTAATTGGTGGAACTTGCATTGTGCTACTGCAAAGCAAAATCAATCGCCGTTGAGCTGATCCTGGGACAGCCTTGTCTGCGATTTCCTAGAAAACAACCAAGTGATGCCACCGCCAGACTGCAAGATGATACGGTCAAGATTATTATACCAGGCATTGCTCAGAGCCTAGATTTGTATCGAGTGCATGCCGAGAAGGAATCTCAAAAACAAGACGTTTTACTTTATCAATGTTTGCGATCAGATTTTACACGTAGCAATGGAGAAACGGAAATGGAAGGCAGTTTTGCACTCGAATACCAAGCCGCTAGATTAATCCGAGTTCTGGAATTTTCTTTCCCAGATGAGCAATCGTTTGATCTGATTGGATTTTCCCTGGGAGGTCGCGTTGCCTTGGCAACTGCCTGTTTATACCCTCGCAAGGTATCGTCTCTACATTTGACCGGAGTCGGATGCTCTCGTGATGCGTTTGGAATCGTAGTATTGCGAGCCTGGGAACATTTGCTAGAAACGAACAATATGTCAGGATTCGGGTGGTCGGCCTTATCAGCCAGCTATTCGTCTTCCTTTTTACTCCGAAATGTTGATCAGTTGCCATCATGGGTCGAACAATTGGAAGCCGAATTCCCTAATCGAGCCAGTGTATCGGCACTCCACCGTTTGATAGTTGATACATGTGACCGAGATGGTGACGAATATACTGTGGCAGAAATGGCACTACGGCTAGATTCTAGCATTCCTGTTACCTTGGTGGTCGGAGGTCAAGATTGCCTGGCTCCTCCTTCCTCCGTGCAGCAACTAGCCTTTATTTTACTTCATCGGCGACAGAATGAAACATCATCCTCGAGTGTGAAAAGCACTACTATTCTTCATACCGGACACGCCGTGCCCATTGAGCAAAGGTCTACGTGGTGTCGAACAATTCTTTGACTTTTAATTGAATTTCTGTAAAGTTGAAAGGAGATCAGAAAGATGAACATCCATTTGTGGTGATAGCTATTGTGGATGCCCACTCCCATTCATTTCGCACTTCCTATAGTGCCAGCTTAAAAAATTCACGGAGCAGTAAAACAGCCCAAAATGATACTTGGTTGGGGTCTACAAGAAATGGATGATGTCAACGAGCCTTAAAACAACGGGTGTACAACGTTCGTTGTTTAAATTTATGAAGAGATAATATAAACCTCCGCATCAGCTGTTTGCCATGATCTAAAGATCACAGGCCCTATGATTGTGATTTCGACACAAGGGACGAAACTTCTCTGAGTCGTTTCCCGGACGAATCTTCCTTGGGCGAGCAATTCTATTGACTGAAAAGCGCCTCGTTAAAAAACATTTCTTTCACCTGTTCGTGCAATTTGGCGTTGGTGCTTCGGACCCGATGTAGCTTGCGGCGGGCTTGTCGTATTTCGTACGAAGATTCAATCGCGTAATTTTTACAAAGAATGCGCTCCCTTTCTTCGCTCGAAGTGCGCAGCTGGTGACGATTTCGTCTCGGTAGTCGAAATTTCTCATAGTAATCGACAGAATACAATTCTGTGCTATCTACTTCCCAACCCAGACTCAAAGGAAACCCCGACATACACAAAGGATGGTCGCCGACAATTGTGTTGTAGTTGCGGATTtgaatttcgtcaaaggaAACTGACCTTGTTTTCTTGTTGGCGGTGATAGGATTTGGTAGCACTCCTTCTGCCATAGGATCATGAATTTTCGAAGCGAACGTGACTGTGTCATCGCGCGAGCGACCACATACATCCCCCACGCTCAAAGCAAAGCGAAAGAAAGTACCGACACCTACCAAACAGGGAGCTTCATGTTGCATGGTATCTCAGTGGCTTGAGCCCAGAAAGGATGGTGCTTTGTGTGAGGTCAGGCACGTTGTTCCCCCCATGTTGTAGTGTAGTAGACAGTGACCTGCTTGGTTTGTATGAATTCTTGGTGTTCGTCGAcgagagaagaaaaagaggatGGCGTTACGATGTTATCATAGTCGAGGCTTGAAGCCGGTTTCGTCTAACCTGTAAGGTTTGAACGTGAAACGATTTCGTTTTCACAAGAGGAAGGAATGACTTTTGACATTTTTGTGCTCTAATCGGCAAATTCGAGCTTCTTCTGACTGCGATTGACTTTCGATCGTTTCATTCCCATCCCGGACATAAAACATTCCCAAGCATTTCCCAGTGTCCAAAGCATGATAAAAAGACGCACCAATGATTGGAAGACCTATTTCTATTCTACAGTTAGCGAGACCCGattgaattcaaagatgaAGACGAGTGAACGAGACCACTACATGTTTGTGTGCTGGGAATGGTTATTTCGTTTGAATCCGATTTCCGAAAGGATAGAGGGAATGTGTAACAAATAATTACTTGATCTGTGCCACCTCCACTTCTCTACGGTAAATTTCTTGGTTGGACCAGGAGGATCTTCGACTGCAGAGCGACAAGAGATGTTATTTCACTCCTATCTTTGGTGAACAGTAAAGAGGTTGCTTGTTTTACAAATTCGCAACAACTATACTTCTCTTCAATGGATATCTTGCTGCcaattacagttagttgacATAATAATCATCATAGAAGGCTACGTGCAAGAAGGAAGGAACGTAGATCGTGGAAAAAATCATTTTACAGCTAATGGGCAATTTGGGACTTCTTAATTATGGTACACAGAAGTGGAAAGATGGAAAAGACCTCCAAAGGTCATTTCTATCCCAGATCGAAATTTGATTGGACGACCGTACGTCATAGTATACATTCGGGTGTACAAAATgaaaggaaaaccaaaactTTGAATTTACAATTACAGGTGGTAATATTTGACGGGTTCAAAGTGACAATTTCGAGCCTCGTGACAGAGTACCAGTTTTTCTTCGTGTTGCCCAACAAACAAATCGTTCGGTGAAGTGGATTAAGAGGAGAACACTTGCATTCATTACTGTAAACTCTTAGCTAT
The sequence above is drawn from the Phaeodactylum tricornutum CCAP 1055/1 chromosome 21, whole genome shotgun sequence genome and encodes:
- a CDS encoding predicted protein, with protein sequence MEGSFALEYQAARLIRVLEFSFPDEQSFDLIGFSLGGRVALATACLYPRKVSSLHLTGVGCSRDAFGIVVLRAWEHLLETNNMSGFGWSALSASYSSSFLLRNVDQLPSWVEQLEAEFPNRASVSALHRLIVDTCDRDGDEYTVAEMALRLDSSIPVTLVVGGQDCLAPPSSVQQLAFILLHRRQNETSSSSVKSTTILHTGHAVPIEQRSTWCRTIL
- a CDS encoding predicted protein produces the protein MQHEAPCLVGVGTFFRFALSVGDVCGRSRDDTVTFASKIHDPMAEGVLPNPITANKKTRSVSFDEIQIRNYNTIVGDHPLCMSGFPLSLGWEVDSTELYSVDYYEKFRLPRRNRHQLRTSSEERERILCKNYAIESSYEIRQARRKLHRVRSTNAKLHEQVKEMFFNEALFSQ